One window of Catonella massiliensis genomic DNA carries:
- a CDS encoding flagellar hook-basal body protein: MLRSLYTAYTGMINEQRRMDIMTNNLANATTAGYKMESSSSQSFDKVLGIKIRDVSEAYNDHAIGKMSLGVKIGEVFTDYSQGALRETAGKYDLALSGEGFFAVRYVDKNGNESTKYTRDGNFRLTKDGHVTDVYGNQLRTESGVLQVPLDSEDISIGVDGTVSVNNQVIDKVKVVDFENYDYIEKFGDNLYQTVAGATEKEAEAQVLQGYIEQSNVNSVREMVNLITITRAYEAGQKMIQSSDSIMDSAVNSVGRVS; encoded by the coding sequence ATGCTAAGAAGCCTTTATACAGCCTACACCGGCATGATTAATGAACAAAGAAGAATGGATATAATGACCAACAATCTTGCGAATGCAACAACTGCTGGATATAAGATGGAGAGTTCTTCAAGTCAGTCATTTGATAAGGTTTTGGGTATAAAAATCAGGGATGTATCGGAAGCTTACAACGACCACGCTATAGGAAAGATGAGCCTTGGAGTAAAGATTGGTGAAGTGTTTACCGACTACTCACAGGGAGCGCTTAGAGAGACAGCAGGAAAATATGACCTTGCACTTTCGGGGGAAGGTTTCTTTGCAGTCAGATATGTGGATAAGAACGGCAACGAATCAACTAAGTATACCAGAGATGGCAACTTCAGACTTACAAAAGACGGTCATGTAACAGATGTGTATGGCAATCAGCTTAGGACTGAGAGCGGCGTATTACAGGTTCCGCTTGATTCTGAAGATATTTCAATAGGTGTAGACGGAACGGTTTCAGTGAATAATCAGGTTATAGACAAGGTAAAAGTGGTTGATTTTGAAAACTACGATTACATAGAAAAATTTGGTGATAACCTTTATCAGACTGTAGCAGGAGCTACGGAGAAAGAAGCTGAGGCACAGGTCTTACAGGGATATATAGAGCAGTCCAATGTAAACTCAGTTCGTGAGATGGTTAATCTGATAACTATAACTAGAGCGTATGAAGCCGGGCAGAAGATGATTCAGAGTTCAGATTCAATTATGGATAGCGCAGTTAACTCTGTAGGTAGAGTTAGTTAA
- the mreB gene encoding rod shape-determining protein MreB produces MLGSDIGIDLGTASVLVYIKGKGVVLKEPSVVAIDRDTKKVKAIGEEARFMLGRTPGNIMAIRPLRQGVISDYDVTEKMMKYFIQKAGGKRFFRKPRISVCIPSAATEVEKRAVEEATYNAGAREVAIIEEPIAAAIGAGIDISKPCGNMIVDIGGGTSDVAVISLGGSVVSASVKIAGDDFDDAIIKYMRKKHSLLIGEMTAEEIKIKIGSAFKRPELVTLDVRGRNLLTGLPNTITVTSDETLEALELPCKQIVDSVHQVLEKTPPELAADIADRGIVLTGGGALLWGMEQLLEAKTGINTVTAENPMNCVAIGTGKFVEFLSNTTGFKE; encoded by the coding sequence ATGTTGGGTAGTGATATCGGAATTGACTTAGGAACAGCAAGTGTATTGGTTTACATAAAGGGTAAGGGAGTTGTACTTAAAGAGCCTTCAGTTGTGGCTATAGACAGAGATACCAAGAAGGTAAAGGCTATAGGTGAGGAAGCAAGGTTCATGCTTGGTAGGACTCCGGGCAATATTATGGCTATAAGACCTCTCAGACAGGGTGTTATATCCGATTATGATGTGACAGAGAAGATGATGAAGTATTTCATCCAGAAGGCGGGTGGCAAGAGATTTTTCAGAAAGCCTAGAATAAGTGTATGTATCCCTTCAGCTGCGACAGAAGTTGAGAAGCGTGCGGTTGAGGAGGCTACTTATAATGCAGGTGCAAGAGAAGTTGCCATTATAGAAGAGCCTATTGCAGCAGCTATTGGAGCGGGTATTGACATATCAAAGCCTTGTGGCAATATGATAGTTGATATCGGCGGTGGTACAAGTGATGTAGCAGTTATTTCGCTTGGAGGCTCTGTTGTAAGTGCATCAGTAAAAATTGCGGGAGACGACTTTGACGATGCTATTATCAAATATATGCGTAAGAAGCACAGCCTTCTCATTGGTGAGATGACTGCGGAAGAGATAAAGATAAAGATTGGTTCTGCATTTAAGCGTCCTGAGCTTGTTACCCTCGATGTAAGGGGAAGAAACCTGCTTACAGGACTTCCAAATACAATTACGGTTACCTCTGATGAGACTCTTGAAGCCTTAGAGCTACCTTGCAAGCAGATTGTGGATTCTGTACATCAGGTGCTTGAGAAGACTCCACCTGAACTTGCAGCAGATATCGCAGACAGAGGAATAGTGCTTACGGGAGGCGGTGCCCTGCTTTGGGGTATGGAGCAGCTCCTTGAGGCTAAAACAGGTATAAATACTGTGACTGCTGAGAATCCTATGAACTGTGTAGCTATTGGTACAGGAAAGTTTGTAGAATTTTTAAGTAATACAACAGGATTTAAAGAATAA
- the recD2 gene encoding SF1B family DNA helicase RecD2 produces MEKETINGFVEKVVYRNAENGYTVVNISVEGDDVVCTGYFSDITEGDQIIAEGSFVEHKQYGIQFTVTSYEIKEPETSVAMEKYLGSGIIKGVGPALSAKIVKKFGDETFNIIEREPERLAEIKGITEKKAIEIGSQFEEKKEFRNAMIFLNQYGVSNALAMKIYKEYGIKVMKIVRENPYRLADDIAGVGFKTADEIALRMGFSPESSMRMKAGISFALSMAASNGHTYLLYEDLYEESKRLLGISEVEFENDIYELTIERKIVLKEVKGERRVYNNNLYYMELTVARKLLDLNAKSENNYKVMEAKVREVEAKTGIKLGDLQRKAVYEAVESGLVIITGGPGTGKTTTINAIIKLFEMQNMEILLAAPTGRAAKRMTETTGMEAQTIHRLLELNGNPEEGGSMRFERNELNPLEADVIIIDEMSMVDIYLMYSLLKAITVGTRLILVGDVNQLPSVGPGKVLKDIISSEKFNVVRLSEIFRQAAESDIITNAHKINAGQSIRLDNKSKDFFMLSMSSSIQIQRALVSLIAEKLPPYVDATKYDIQVLTPSRKGELGVENLNKILQQYINPPAPGKREKQWGEVIFRENDKVMQIKNDYQMEWKIVTKKGLTIKEGSGVFNGDCGIIREINEFAGTVTVEFDEGKLVEYTGATLEELELAYAITIHKSQGSEYPAVIIPLLNAPKPLLNRNLLYTAVTRARKCVTIVGSENSVNEMIQNESEMKRNSGLVDSIIEMEEADNVYI; encoded by the coding sequence TTGGAAAAAGAAACTATTAATGGGTTTGTGGAAAAGGTTGTATATAGGAACGCTGAAAATGGCTACACTGTGGTAAATATAAGTGTAGAAGGTGATGATGTAGTGTGTACAGGCTACTTTTCGGATATAACTGAGGGGGATCAGATTATAGCGGAGGGAAGCTTTGTTGAGCATAAGCAATACGGTATTCAGTTTACTGTGACATCTTATGAGATAAAGGAGCCTGAGACCTCTGTAGCCATGGAAAAATACCTTGGCTCAGGCATTATTAAGGGGGTAGGACCTGCCCTCTCTGCGAAAATAGTTAAAAAGTTCGGGGATGAAACCTTTAATATCATTGAGAGAGAACCTGAGAGACTGGCTGAAATCAAGGGAATTACAGAGAAAAAAGCCATTGAAATAGGGAGTCAGTTTGAAGAAAAGAAAGAATTTCGTAATGCTATGATTTTTCTTAATCAATACGGGGTTTCCAATGCCCTTGCTATGAAGATATACAAGGAATACGGCATTAAGGTAATGAAGATAGTGCGAGAGAATCCATACAGACTTGCAGATGACATAGCTGGAGTTGGCTTTAAGACGGCAGATGAGATAGCACTTAGGATGGGATTTTCACCAGAATCATCCATGAGGATGAAGGCCGGCATTTCCTTTGCCCTTAGTATGGCAGCATCTAACGGACATACCTATCTTTTGTATGAGGACTTATATGAAGAATCAAAAAGGCTTTTGGGTATATCAGAGGTTGAATTTGAAAATGATATATACGAGCTTACAATAGAGAGAAAGATAGTATTAAAGGAAGTAAAAGGGGAGAGAAGAGTCTATAATAATAACCTTTACTATATGGAGCTTACAGTTGCCAGAAAGCTCCTAGACTTAAATGCCAAGAGTGAAAATAATTATAAGGTTATGGAGGCTAAGGTAAGGGAGGTTGAGGCAAAGACCGGGATTAAGCTTGGAGACCTGCAGAGAAAGGCTGTATATGAGGCTGTAGAAAGCGGACTGGTTATAATTACAGGAGGACCGGGAACCGGCAAGACTACTACCATCAATGCAATAATCAAGCTTTTTGAGATGCAGAATATGGAAATACTTCTTGCTGCGCCTACAGGAAGAGCAGCCAAAAGGATGACTGAAACCACAGGAATGGAAGCACAGACCATTCACAGGCTTTTGGAGCTAAATGGCAATCCTGAAGAGGGTGGCTCTATGCGCTTTGAGAGAAATGAGTTAAATCCTCTTGAAGCTGATGTGATAATAATAGACGAGATGTCAATGGTAGATATCTATCTTATGTATTCTTTACTTAAGGCGATAACTGTTGGTACCAGACTCATTCTTGTTGGAGATGTCAACCAGCTTCCAAGCGTGGGACCGGGAAAGGTCTTAAAGGATATAATTAGTTCTGAAAAGTTCAATGTAGTGAGGCTAAGTGAAATCTTCAGACAGGCTGCAGAAAGTGATATCATCACCAACGCACATAAGATAAATGCAGGACAGAGCATAAGGCTTGACAACAAAAGCAAGGATTTCTTTATGCTTAGTATGAGCAGCTCTATCCAAATACAAAGGGCTTTGGTAAGCCTTATTGCAGAGAAGCTTCCTCCTTATGTTGATGCCACTAAGTATGATATTCAGGTGCTTACACCATCAAGAAAGGGTGAGCTAGGAGTAGAAAATCTAAACAAAATTCTACAGCAATACATTAATCCACCTGCACCTGGTAAAAGGGAGAAACAGTGGGGAGAAGTGATTTTTCGTGAAAATGACAAGGTGATGCAGATAAAAAATGACTATCAGATGGAATGGAAGATAGTTACTAAAAAAGGGCTTACCATCAAGGAAGGAAGTGGAGTATTTAACGGAGACTGTGGAATCATAAGGGAAATAAACGAGTTTGCGGGCACTGTTACCGTTGAATTTGATGAGGGCAAGCTTGTGGAATACACGGGTGCAACCCTTGAGGAGCTGGAGCTTGCATACGCAATCACCATACACAAGTCGCAGGGAAGTGAGTATCCTGCAGTGATTATTCCACTTC
- a CDS encoding flagellar hook-basal body protein → MLRSLWSAASGMMAQQVNLDTISNNIANINTTGFKTQSMEFKSLLYQQIKTKSTDSEGNPKPIGVQVGLGVRNASVTAKFTQGAALDTGEKYDLFIQGNGFFAVKIAGKTAYTRNGHFNLSAVSDGWELTNTDGNPVLSTAGTPIKIDSKADPNAISVDLSGNVLYRVDDKEANTTKYENLGKIALFQFNNPAGLNRSGGSLYYVTPASGEARSEDTDKGLNKSLIKTGYLEGSNVSAADEMVNMIVTQRAYQLNSKAITASDEMLEQANNLRR, encoded by the coding sequence ATGCTTAGATCTTTATGGAGTGCTGCATCAGGAATGATGGCACAGCAGGTAAACTTAGATACTATTTCCAATAACATAGCCAATATAAATACAACAGGATTTAAGACTCAGAGTATGGAGTTTAAGTCTTTGCTGTATCAACAGATTAAAACAAAGTCAACTGACAGTGAGGGTAATCCTAAGCCTATCGGAGTTCAGGTAGGGCTTGGTGTGCGTAATGCATCCGTTACTGCCAAGTTCACACAGGGTGCAGCCCTTGATACAGGAGAGAAATACGACCTCTTCATTCAGGGAAACGGTTTTTTTGCAGTTAAAATAGCAGGAAAGACTGCCTACACCAGAAACGGTCACTTTAACCTCTCAGCAGTATCTGACGGATGGGAGCTTACCAATACAGACGGCAATCCTGTTCTTAGTACAGCGGGTACCCCTATTAAAATAGACAGCAAGGCTGACCCAAATGCAATAAGCGTTGATTTAAGTGGTAATGTACTATATAGAGTGGATGATAAAGAGGCAAATACTACAAAATATGAGAACCTGGGTAAGATAGCTCTCTTTCAGTTCAACAATCCTGCCGGACTTAACAGAAGCGGTGGCAGCCTTTACTACGTAACTCCTGCTTCAGGCGAGGCAAGAAGCGAAGATACAGATAAAGGACTTAACAAAAGCCTTATAAAGACAGGTTATCTTGAGGGTTCTAATGTATCTGCTGCTGATGAGATGGTAAATATGATAGTTACCCAGCGTGCTTACCAGCTTAACTCTAAGGCAATCACAGCATCTGACGAGATGCTCGAGCAGGCTAACAATCTTAGGAGGTAA